CGACGGCGTGGCCCGGCCGGTCCCCACCTCCGGGGTCGTCCTCGACGACGTGATCGAATTCGGCCCCGGCGACAAGGTCGTGGTGGACGGCGAGGTCCTGGAGAGCGACGGCCTGGAGATCGATGAATCGCTGCTGACCGGCGAGGCCGAACCGGTCGTCAAGAAGCCCGGCGACCCGGTGATGTCCGGCAGTTTCGTGGTCGCCGGCGGCGGCGCGTTCACCGCGACCAAGGTCGGCCGCGAGGCGTACGCGGCTCAGCTCGCCGAGGAGGCGAGCCGCTTCACCCTGGTCCACTCCGAGCTGCGCACCGGCATCAGCCGGATCCTCAAGTACGTCACCTGGATGATGGTGCCGACCGCGATCGGCCTGATCCTCAGCCATCTGCTGACTCTCGGGCTGCCCGGCGACGCGGCGGTCCGCCGGATGGTCGCCGGGATCGTGCCGATGATCCCGGAAGGGCTGGTGCTGCTCACCTCCGTGGCGTTCGCCGTCGGCGTGGTCCGGCTGGGCCGCAAGCAGTGCCTGGTGCAGGAACTCCCCGCCATCGAGGGCCTGGCGCGGGTCGACGTCGTCTGCCTGGACAAGACCGGCACGCTGACCGAGGGCGGGATGGACGTCAGCGCGCTCCGGCCCCTGGGGGCCGCCGCCGCGTCCGAAAAAGACGGAGCCGGCGATGGAGGTGGGGCGCGGGGCGGGGACGGGGGCGACGCGGCGGCGTACCTCGGGCAGGTGCTCGGTGCGCTCGGTGCGGCCGATCCGCGTCCCAATGCCTCGCTTCAGGCGATCATCGATGCCTATCCGGCGCCCGACGGCTGGCGGGTCACCGGGGCTCTCCCGTTCTCCTCCGCCCGCAAGTACAGCGGCGCGGCCCTGGAGGGCCCCGACGGCGCGCGCACGACGTGGCTGCTGGGTGCCCCGGACGTTCTGCTGCCGTCCGGCGACGGGCGTCTCACCGAGGTGGACGACCTCAACGCGCAGGGGCTGCGGGTGCTGCTGCTGGCGCGCACCGCGCGGGAGCTGGACGGTCTCGATCCCGGCCGGGACGTGTGCCCGGCGGCTCTGGTCGTCCTGGAGCAGCGGCTGCGCCGCGAGGCCCCCGACACCTTGCGCTATTTCGCCGAGCAGGGCGTCGCCACAAAGATCATCTCTGGTGACAACGCGGTGTCGGTGGGCGCGGTGGCCGGCAAGCTGGGCCTGCCGGGTGCGGACGCCGCGGTGGACGCCCGCGGGCTGCCCGCCGAGGCGGACGCGAGGGCCGCCGCACTCGACGGGACCACCGTCTTCGGGCGCGTCACGCCGCAGGAGAAGCGGGACATGGTCGGCACGCTGCAGGTGCGCGGCCACACCGTGGCGATGACCGGCGACGGCGTCAACGACGTCCTCGCCCTGAAGGACGCCGACATCGGTGTCGCCATGGGCTCCGGTGCCGAGGCCACCCGGGCCGTCGCGCAGATCGTCCTGCTCGACAACAGTTTCGCGACGCTGCCGTCGGTGGTGGCCGAGGGGCGTCGGGTCATCGGCAACATCACCCGCGTCGCCACCCTGTTCCTCACCAAGACGGTCTACTCGGTGCTGCTCGCCGTCCTGGTGGCCTGCTGGCAGATCCCCTATCCCTATCTGCCGCGCCACCTGACGCTGCTCTCCACGCTCACCATCGGCGTCCCGGCGTTCTTCCTCGCCCTGGCGCCCAACACGGAGCGCGCCCGCCCGCACTTCGTCCGCCGGGTCATGCGGTACGCGATCCCGTCGGGCCTGATCCTCGGTGTCGCCGCGTTCGTCACCTACCTGCTGGCCCGCGCGTACTACAGCGGGCCCGGCGCCCTGTCCGCCGAGACCAGCGCCGCCACGCTGACCCTGTTCCTCGCCGCGCTGTGGGTCCTGGCGATCATCGCCCGCCCGTACACCTGGTGGCGGGTCGCCCTGGTCGTGGCGATGGGCGCGGCCTTCCTGGTCGTCCTGGTCACGCCGTCGCTGCAGCACTTCTTCGCGCTGCGTCTGGTCGGTACGACGATGCCCTGGGCGGCGGTGGCCGTCGCGGCGGTCGCGGCGGCCCTGCTGGAGGTCAGCTGGCGCTGGGTGGCGCGCCGGTTCCCCGCCTGACGTGGCGGTTTCCCCGCCTGACGTGGCGGTGGACCGGGTGACCGTGACGGCGGGACAGGCGACCGTGACGGCGGGACGGTGACGCCTGGGACGGGTGCGTCCCGGCGCCGTCCTCGGGCATCCGGGGTGGTGCGGGGGATGCGCGGGCGGCGCCGGGACAGGGAAGCCGCTGGTGAGGGAGTGCAGCGGCCGGGCCTTCCGCGTCAGCAGTCGGGGACCGCCGGCGGATTGGCACCGCAGTTGTTGGGCGAGTTGTGGACGATCGGGCTCGCGAGCAGCGAGACGCTGCCGGAGTTCTTGTAGATGCCTCCGCCGTCGGTGGCGGCGGTGTTGTCGTGCACGCCGCTGGCGGTGAGCGTCAGCGCGTTGTCGGTGTAGATCCCGCCGCCGAGGTCGGCCCCGTTGTCGCGGACCGTGCTGGCCGTGAGGATCACATGGCCGCCGAAGTTGGCGATGCCGCCGCCCACGTCGTCCCCGGCGTCGCCGTTGCGGACGGTGATCGTGGTGAGGGTCAACTGGCCCTGGCCGGACGGCTCGTGCGAGGGGCCGTCGACCTCGATGATCCGGAACGGGTCGGCCTCGTTGTCGCGGGTGATCGTGGTGCCCAGGCCGGTCATGGAGATCGGGCTGGTGATGTTCGGGAGGCCCGACGGCCCGTCGCCGTCGCCGCCGTGCGCGCTGGTCAGGGAGTAGGTGCAGAACGGGGCCAGGATCAGCGTGCCGCCGCCGGCGGCGTTCGCCGCGTCGATCGCGTTGACCAGCGCCCCCTCACTGCACGGGACGATGGTCGGGCTCGCGGCCTGCGCGGCCTGCGCGGTCGGGGCGGTGACCGCGCACAGCGCCAGAGCACCGGACACGGTCATGAAGCGGAGAATTCGGATGGCTCGCACAACGCCTCCTCGGGAGGGTTTTTGAGCTACCCGCACCAGCCGAGGTCTCCTGGCGAAGACCCGATGCTGATGCCGTCCTCCGGCAAGGCGCGATCATGCACCGCGGACTGGGCCCCTGCGGACTGGGCCCCTGGGGCCTGGTGGCTGCCACACTGCGCTCCCTGACGGAGGGATGGGCAGCCCACCTGATCGGACATCGAAAGTAAGGCATTCAGGTGACAGCGGCGGCAAGGGCGCCGCCCCAAGGTCACCCGTTCGGCGCAGCGTGCAATGCGCCCTTCGCCCTCCCCCACCCTGCCCAACGCCCGGCGGACAGGACGTGTCGGCCCGCCCTAACGGCCCGGTCACGGAAGCGCGCCGGGCATGGCGTCGCCTTTCGCTTCCCCCTACCCTCCGCCCCATGAAGCTGATTGCGGGGGACCTCACGCACCAGGTCCTGGCGAGTTCGCACCACTATCACCACTACCACCACTCCTACGGGAGCGGCGGTGACGGTGTCATGGACTGGTGGGAGTGGCTGATTCTGGGCGTCGGCGTGGTCGTGGTGATCGGGGCACTGATCAAGAAGTTCAGCTCGGACTGAGCCGCGCCCCACGACTTTCGGCCACTCGCCGTACGTCGCGCAGCGCGTCGCTGAGCCCCCTGGCGAGGTAACGCAGCTCCCGGGTCCCGGTCTTGTGGTCGGCGAGCATGTCGGCGGCGTGGCCGAGGATCTCGTCCGCCATGTCGAGCTGTAGGCGCTCGATGGTGTCGGCGACCCGGGACACGTAGCCGGCGCCGTCGCCCACGAGGTAGCAGGGTTTCCCGTCGGGTCCGGCCCAGGGCAGCAGCCGGGTGGGTGCGGGGTGGATCGTCATGCGACGACCTCCGGCCCGTGGGTCCGCGAGGCGGGAACCAGTCGTCGCGGCAGCGCTCGGCAGAGGCGGGCGTCAGGTTTGCGCACGTCGTCAACTCCGGGTTGATGGCCTTGCCCCCGGGTCGTTGCCGCGGCCGCGGGGGTCCTGCGGTTACTCACCATTGCTGATCGTGCACGCTGGGTACAGGCTTGACCTGTCACCAAAGTCCAGCAGTGGACAGCACGTTGAAGGTGAGTTCGCACGATGGAGCTGAACAACGAGGACGACGGCAGGGCCACCCCGCGCACGGTGCTCGGTCGCCGCCTGCGCCGCCTGCGGGAGGCCGCCGACCTCTCCCAACGGGCCCTGGCCGACAAGGTCGGTTACCCGCATACATACCTCAGCCGGGTGGAGCGGGGGGAGCAGTTACCGTCGCAGGCACTGGCCGAGGACCTGGACACGCATTTCGCCACGGACGGGCTCTTTGTCGAGTTGTTGTCGATGGCGCAGGATGCGTCAATTCCTGACTACGGACGAGCCGTACTTGACGGAGAAGCCAAGGCTGCCCGTATTCAAGTCTTCGAGAGCAGCTTGATCCCCGGGCTTTTGCAGACCGACGATTACGCACATGCCTTGATCCGGACATCACTGCCCGGCGAGTCCGAGGAAGGGGTCAGCGACAAAGTCGCAGCACGAATGCGCCGCAAGCACGTATTCGAAAGGAAGGAACCACCGTTCTACTGGGCAATCATTGACGAAGCAGCACTTAGGCGACCAATTGGGGGCGCAAGGTGCATGACGGGGCAGATTTGCCACCTCCTCGCGATGGCTCAGTCACCGCACACTTCGATTCAGGTCCTGCCTTTTACTCAAGGGGAGCACCCACTGATGGCGGGGAGTCTGATCCTGCTCACTCTCACGAACGGCACAACGACCGGATATGCCGAGAGCTTCGCTTCGGGTGAGTCGGTAGAGTCGCCGCGACGCATCCTCCAGCTCACCCAGCGTTTTGATATCGCTCGTTCCATGGCATTGCCGGAGAGCGGATCCCTCGACCTGATCCGCAGCTACTTAAGAGGGTACGAAGTTGAAGAAGACTCCTGACGCGCCTGCACCAACTGCCTGGCGCAAGTCCAGTTACAGCAACGGCGAAGGAGCCGCGTGCGTCGAGGTCGCCGACAGGCACCCTGGCGTCGTCCCGGTCCGCGACTCCAAGAATCCGCACGGCCCGGCCCTGGTATTCCCGATAAGTTGCTGGTCGTCATTCGTGGCCGCCCTCAAGTGCGACGAGTTGGGGCGCTGAGTACGAAGATGAAGTCGATTCCTGACGCAACGACCATGAGCGACTGGCGCAAGTCCAGTTACAGCAACGGCCAGGGAGCCGAGTGCGTCGAGGTCGCAGACGGGCATCCCGGCGTTGTTGCCGTTCGCGACTCCAAGTGCCCGCACGGGCCCGCCGTGGCCTTCACGGCTGACAGCTGGTCGTCCTTCGTCACCGCCGTCAAGGACAGGACGTTCTCCGGCTGAGCATCGGCCCCCGTCGCGACATGACGGGGGCCGGGCTCGGGTTCGGTCCGGGGTCAGTCGAACCAGCGGGCCCGGGCCAGTTCTTCGCCTCGGGCCGGGTCCTCCAGGAGGGCGGCGACCTCGAAGCGGCGGGGCCACTGGCCGGTTGACCAGGCGAGGCCCGCCGCGACGCCCTCCAGGGTCGCGGCGTGCAGGGTGCCGTCGGGGGTCAGGCGCCAGTCGAGTTCGGCGGTCTGCCCGGGGCCGTCGCCGACGAGGAGTTCCTCGTGTTCGAGGTACGAGTCGGGGGTGTCGGCGCCGAGCAGCACCCGTACGGCCCGGGGTACCTCGTGGCGGACGCCGTCGGAGCGGACCTCGGCGGCGACGGCGTCGCTCAGCCGGCGGACCTGGAGCAGTTCGGCGAGTGCGGCGGCGCGGTCCGGGGGCACCGGCAGCAGGGGGAGGCGGGCCGCCAGCGGCATCAGGTCCGGGGCGTCGGCGACCACGGTGTCCGCCGCGTCCGCGACCCGTACGTCCTGGTCGAGCACGGCCCGCAGTTCGTCGGGCAGCGTGACCTGGTCGGGGTCGAGTTCGGCCAGCAGGCCGTAGAGGGCGTGGAGTTGGGCGGCGCCGACGGTCAGGTCGGGGTCGGCGAGGCGGGCGAGGAGTTCCGCCGCGCCGCCCGGTTCGTCGAGGAGGGCGGCGACCGAGGTCCGTACGCCGAGTGCGCGCAGCACCTGGGCGTCGACGTCGCCGGCGTCCGCGGACTCGTAGAGCCCGGCCAGGAGGGGGTCGCCGCCGGCCGAGCGGAGGCCGGCCGGGCGGCGGCCGTCCAGCACGGGGTGGCCGCGCAGCCACCAGGCGGTGTAGGGGCGGACGGACTCGGTGGTGCCGTCGGGCAGGAGGACGCGGACGGGGGCGGTGAGCGCGTCGCGCAGCGGGGGCCGGGAGAGCATTTCCAGGACCTGCGGCCAGGCGTCGTCGTCGACCAGGTCGAGGTCGCGGACCGCGACCAGTTCGG
The sequence above is a segment of the Streptomyces lydicus genome. Coding sequences within it:
- a CDS encoding HAD-IC family P-type ATPase; this translates as MTERARAGAGGGPGPGGGEPARRAGREPVNPGLTGAEVAERVARGEVNDVPVRSSRSTVDIVRANVFTRFNAIIGVLFAIILVIGPIQDGLFGFVIVANTGIGIVQELRAKKTLDKLAVIGEAKPAVRRDGVARPVPTSGVVLDDVIEFGPGDKVVVDGEVLESDGLEIDESLLTGEAEPVVKKPGDPVMSGSFVVAGGGAFTATKVGREAYAAQLAEEASRFTLVHSELRTGISRILKYVTWMMVPTAIGLILSHLLTLGLPGDAAVRRMVAGIVPMIPEGLVLLTSVAFAVGVVRLGRKQCLVQELPAIEGLARVDVVCLDKTGTLTEGGMDVSALRPLGAAAASEKDGAGDGGGARGGDGGDAAAYLGQVLGALGAADPRPNASLQAIIDAYPAPDGWRVTGALPFSSARKYSGAALEGPDGARTTWLLGAPDVLLPSGDGRLTEVDDLNAQGLRVLLLARTARELDGLDPGRDVCPAALVVLEQRLRREAPDTLRYFAEQGVATKIISGDNAVSVGAVAGKLGLPGADAAVDARGLPAEADARAAALDGTTVFGRVTPQEKRDMVGTLQVRGHTVAMTGDGVNDVLALKDADIGVAMGSGAEATRAVAQIVLLDNSFATLPSVVAEGRRVIGNITRVATLFLTKTVYSVLLAVLVACWQIPYPYLPRHLTLLSTLTIGVPAFFLALAPNTERARPHFVRRVMRYAIPSGLILGVAAFVTYLLARAYYSGPGALSAETSAATLTLFLAALWVLAIIARPYTWWRVALVVAMGAAFLVVLVTPSLQHFFALRLVGTTMPWAAVAVAAVAAALLEVSWRWVARRFPA
- a CDS encoding helix-turn-helix domain-containing protein, which codes for MELNNEDDGRATPRTVLGRRLRRLREAADLSQRALADKVGYPHTYLSRVERGEQLPSQALAEDLDTHFATDGLFVELLSMAQDASIPDYGRAVLDGEAKAARIQVFESSLIPGLLQTDDYAHALIRTSLPGESEEGVSDKVAARMRRKHVFERKEPPFYWAIIDEAALRRPIGGARCMTGQICHLLAMAQSPHTSIQVLPFTQGEHPLMAGSLILLTLTNGTTTGYAESFASGESVESPRRILQLTQRFDIARSMALPESGSLDLIRSYLRGYEVEEDS
- a CDS encoding DUF397 domain-containing protein, which codes for MKKTPDAPAPTAWRKSSYSNGEGAACVEVADRHPGVVPVRDSKNPHGPALVFPISCWSSFVAALKCDELGR
- a CDS encoding DUF397 domain-containing protein, with translation MSDWRKSSYSNGQGAECVEVADGHPGVVAVRDSKCPHGPAVAFTADSWSSFVTAVKDRTFSG